Proteins co-encoded in one Trichocoleus desertorum ATA4-8-CV12 genomic window:
- a CDS encoding urease subunit beta, whose protein sequence is MIPGELFVEDGDIELNAGRPTIKLTVANTGDRPIQVGSHFHFYEVNAALSCDREQARGMRLNIPAGTAVRFEPGDEREVELVPFVGSRQVYGFNAKINGQLDRT, encoded by the coding sequence ATGATTCCAGGAGAACTGTTCGTAGAAGACGGAGACATAGAGCTAAACGCAGGTCGCCCCACAATTAAGCTCACAGTCGCCAACACAGGCGATCGCCCCATCCAGGTAGGGTCTCACTTCCATTTTTATGAAGTCAACGCTGCCCTGAGCTGCGATCGCGAACAAGCCAGAGGGATGCGCCTGAATATTCCCGCCGGAACCGCCGTCCGCTTCGAACCTGGAGATGAGCGAGAAGTAGAACTCGTCCCCTTTGTGGGTAGTCGCCAAGTCTACGGCTTTAATGCCAAAATCAACGGCCAGCTAGATAGAACCTAA
- the ureA gene encoding urease subunit gamma, with protein MQLSPQEKDKLLIFTAALLAERRKARGLKLNHPEAVAYLSAAILEGARDGRSVADLMSYGATLLTIEDVMEGVPEMIPEVQVEATFPDGTKLVTVHNPIR; from the coding sequence ATGCAACTATCACCCCAAGAAAAAGATAAATTACTGATTTTTACCGCTGCATTGCTGGCAGAACGCCGCAAGGCCAGAGGCTTAAAGCTGAACCATCCGGAAGCAGTCGCTTACCTCTCAGCCGCCATCCTAGAAGGAGCCCGCGACGGTCGTAGTGTGGCTGATCTAATGAGCTACGGTGCCACCCTCTTGACTATAGAAGATGTCATGGAAGGCGTACCTGAAATGATTCCAGAAGTGCAAGTAGAAGCCACCTTTCCCGACGGCACCAAACTCGTCACCGTCCACAATCCCATTCGATAA